A region of the Stieleria neptunia genome:
CCATTGCCGTCGGTCACCACGTGGAGCTCGTCTTGCGAATTTCGATAGCGGGTTTCGCCTCGCACGACGCTGATTTCCATTTCTGGCACCGGCTTGCCGTTGACCAGGAAGCGGAACTTGGCCGTTTCGCCGGAGTAGAGGTCGTTGGGATGCGTCAACGGAATCAATTCAATTCCCTCCCCGGTGGGCTCAAGTGACTCCAGCGTCGGCGCCCCGTTGGTGACGAACGTTTCGACGCGACCGAGGCTTTCGGTCACCCGCACGTTGGTGGCGCCCGCGGGGATCTCGGTTTGGAGTGCTTCGGCACTGCCCCGCCAGCGGCGCCGCTGGCCCTCGGATTCAAAGCTCGCGAAGGCGCCGCGATGGACGACGGCGATGCGGTAGGTGCCCTGTTGGGTCAACGGCAGATCAAACACGCTGCGGTACTTGCCGACCGACTGATTCTGCGCTTCTACCGTGTTGCCATCGGGCGCGACGATTTCCAGTCCGTCCAGGCGAAGCGGAAAATGGTTGAAGTAGAACAGGTCGTTCGAAACGGCGGCATCGACCGTGACCCAGGGCTCTGGCCCGGAAAACACCGTCTGCGAAGGTCGCAGCCAGACTTTATGGGCGAAGCTCGTTGCGGGAAGTGCGAGGGCCAGCAGGCAAGCAGACAGGATGAAACGTTTCATGGAAATCTCCGAGTCGGTTCGTGAAGGGAGTGGAATGGATTTAGGACGACGGCTTGAGCGTGAACGTGACTTCGCCGAGTTCTTCGCTGCCCTCGGCTCGTTTTGTCGTTGACGATTCCGCCGGCCAAGCGAAGGGGATTTCGACCAGCTCTCGCCCTCCCACTTCGCGCGACGCTTCGACCACCAGGCTGTACCGGCCCGGTTTCAAGTCGGCCAGACGCGGGTCGTCGGACGCGAACGTCAAGGTGTGTTTTCCCGCCGGCCGAGTGGCGCCGGAAACGCCATCGACGGGCATGTTCAGCCGGCGCCCCGATCGCCGCCACCATTGCCGCAGGTCCGGCAACCACTTCGTGCCGGCGCCTTCGGCCGAGCTACGCATCTGGTACCAGACGGACAGGTTGGCGACGCACGTGCGGTCTTTGTCTTGAATCCAAACTGCCACGTAAGGCCGGTGGTATTCGGAAACGTTTAGACGTGGGATTTCGACGCTCACTTGCAAGTCTTCGGCCGGTGCGGCCGCGATGCCGCCGAGCGCAAGCAAGAGCAGTGGTGCGATGCGATTGAGTTGCATGGTTGGACTTTGATTTTGGTGCAGGAAAGGGAGCAGGATGTAGAGCAATCACTCAGTGAATCAACAACAACACCAACAACAAGGGAATGACGACGCCCAGCCCGACCAGGGGCCACGTCATCCGCCGTCGTCTGGCGTGCTCGTAAAGCAGCAACAATCCGGTCAGACAAAACACCAGCGTTGCCAAGGCAAACAGGTCAAGAAAACCTTTCCACACGGCGCCGGTGTTCCGCCCCTTGTGCAAGTCATTGGCAAACGAAACCCATCCGCGACGGGTCCATTCGAACTCGACCGCGCCGCGTTCACGGTCGATCGCCATCCACGCGTCGCTGCCGGGGCCGGGCATTGACACATAGATCTCGTCCGCCGACCATTCCGCGTTTCGTGAACCGACCGGTCTGGGGAATTGAACGTTCAACCACTCGGCGACCGCTTCGGGCAAGGGCGCCGAATCGTCGGCTTGTGGCTCCGTGACGAGCGCGTGCAGGTCGTCGGGCAACTGGGCGGTCAGGCTTTCGGTGACCGGCTGCGATTCGATCTGTGAGGCGTGATTGAGCGTGATCCCGGTGATCGCAAACGCCAACATCCCGACCAGGCAGATCGCCGAACTGATCCAATGCCAGGCGACGATACTGCGCATCCAAACGGCGCGAAAACCGGGCTTGGCCATCGTCGTGGTTTGCGATGCGGTGTCGGGGCTGTGGGTCACACTTGACAACTCCACTGTGGTGAACGTGGGCCGGTCAAATTACAGCGACGAGATGGTTTTGACTTCGCGTCCCATCCGCGTCCAGCTGGCGTGCCAGAGTTCACGGTCGACCGAGTCGGTGACGTTTCGCACGCTACCGTCGGCCATCAACACTTGTGCAAATCCGGTGTGGTAACTGCGCGGCCCGGTCACCTTGGACGAACCGTAATGCAGATCGGGAATGTTGCTGTTGGGCGTCAGGAATCCGTTCATCACCGGGCCATTGGGCACGCTGCCGCGAAGCCAATAGTGATTGCGGTTCCCCGTCCACTGGGTGACAAACGGTTCAACGACTGAGTAGTCGCCCGTCTCAACCGCATCGATCACGGTCTGGTCAAGGGACGTCGGAGACGCGCGGTAGCCGCGGACGTCCATCTTCGGTGTCGGCGTGGCGATACCGATGCCCAGCCCGATCGTCGTTTCGGCAAAGACAATCGTGTGGCTCGTTCCATCCAGGATGTCGCGGAACTTGACCTTCGCGCCGACCCAGCACAGGCCATCGGACTTGACCCCATTGCCCGGATGAAACACCCCGTCCGTCCCGCTGCCTTGGTTCATGGCATAACTGGTACCGGCGATTTGAATCGAGGCTCCCGACGGCAGGTCCAAAGCGTGCAATTCCGCACCGACATCACTGGGGC
Encoded here:
- a CDS encoding DUF4198 domain-containing protein — its product is MKRFILSACLLALALPATSFAHKVWLRPSQTVFSGPEPWVTVDAAVSNDLFYFNHFPLRLDGLEIVAPDGNTVEAQNQSVGKYRSVFDLPLTQQGTYRIAVVHRGAFASFESEGQRRRWRGSAEALQTEIPAGATNVRVTESLGRVETFVTNGAPTLESLEPTGEGIELIPLTHPNDLYSGETAKFRFLVNGKPVPEMEISVVRGETRYRNSQDELHVVTDGNGEFSVTWPEPGMYWLQTSAEDKQTKIPEAQSRRMSYAGTLEVLPQ
- a CDS encoding DUF2271 domain-containing protein, with amino-acid sequence MQLNRIAPLLLLALGGIAAAPAEDLQVSVEIPRLNVSEYHRPYVAVWIQDKDRTCVANLSVWYQMRSSAEGAGTKWLPDLRQWWRRSGRRLNMPVDGVSGATRPAGKHTLTFASDDPRLADLKPGRYSLVVEASREVGGRELVEIPFAWPAESSTTKRAEGSEELGEVTFTLKPSS
- a CDS encoding PepSY-associated TM helix domain-containing protein, whose product is MAKPGFRAVWMRSIVAWHWISSAICLVGMLAFAITGITLNHASQIESQPVTESLTAQLPDDLHALVTEPQADDSAPLPEAVAEWLNVQFPRPVGSRNAEWSADEIYVSMPGPGSDAWMAIDRERGAVEFEWTRRGWVSFANDLHKGRNTGAVWKGFLDLFALATLVFCLTGLLLLYEHARRRRMTWPLVGLGVVIPLLLVLLLIH
- a CDS encoding DUF1559 domain-containing protein; amino-acid sequence: MSRLPVCPTASRSGFPAPIAFRPDAAPPHRVGRRGFTLVELLVVIAIIGILVGLLLPAVQAAREAARSMQCSNNLKQIGLALHNYASAYNEAFPNNGYPWPNGYPNDYSPHAKLLPFIEQAQLQDLIDFDIYMGHPAFQDLPERLHDAAGTRIPTYECPSDVGAELHALDLPSGASIQIAGTSYAMNQGSGTDGVFHPGNGVKSDGLCWVGAKVKFRDILDGTSHTIVFAETTIGLGIGIATPTPKMDVRGYRASPTSLDQTVIDAVETGDYSVVEPFVTQWTGNRNHYWLRGSVPNGPVMNGFLTPNSNIPDLHYGSSKVTGPRSYHTGFAQVLMADGSVRNVTDSVDRELWHASWTRMGREVKTISSL